A region of Paenibacillus sp. JNUCC-31 DNA encodes the following proteins:
- the coxB gene encoding cytochrome c oxidase subunit II has translation MMKQWQVAKRILPLLAVFSLLLSACGREDLSVMKPQGPVAQGQYDLMKLSITIMIVVLIIVFAIAAYVLIRFRRRAGQNKMPEQVEGNFKLEVIWTAIPLLLVIVLAVPTVKTIFAQGEDLSKDKNAIQVKVTSHQYWWEFTYPQYDVTTAQDLIIPTGKKIAFELKTADVLHSFWVPSLAGKMDTNPDGTLNKFSFSAPNEGVYRGKCAELCGRSHAFMEFKVKAVSQESFDKWVNEMKAPAVLPEDTQLAEKFKTNCLSCHAVGDQGGPVAPNLTGIGGKQSVAGILLNQGEGQEDGNPVLDNMKEWLHDPQSVKPGNTMPNPKDLGLTDEEIDGIAEYLANYKLDYE, from the coding sequence ATGATGAAACAGTGGCAGGTTGCAAAGCGAATTCTCCCCTTGCTAGCGGTGTTCTCTTTGCTGCTATCCGCATGCGGGCGGGAAGACTTGTCGGTAATGAAACCTCAGGGTCCTGTGGCACAAGGCCAATATGATCTGATGAAGCTGTCCATTACGATTATGATCGTGGTGCTCATCATTGTATTTGCAATTGCCGCCTATGTGTTGATCCGGTTTCGCAGACGAGCCGGGCAGAATAAAATGCCCGAACAGGTTGAAGGCAATTTCAAGCTGGAAGTAATATGGACAGCCATTCCGTTGCTGCTCGTTATCGTTCTGGCAGTACCAACGGTAAAAACGATTTTTGCCCAAGGCGAAGATCTGTCCAAGGACAAAAATGCAATTCAGGTCAAAGTCACCTCGCATCAGTACTGGTGGGAATTCACTTATCCTCAATATGACGTAACCACCGCTCAAGACCTCATCATCCCGACCGGAAAGAAAATCGCATTCGAATTGAAAACCGCTGACGTGCTTCACTCCTTCTGGGTGCCGTCTCTTGCGGGTAAAATGGACACAAACCCGGATGGAACACTTAACAAATTTAGCTTCTCGGCGCCAAATGAAGGCGTTTACCGAGGGAAGTGTGCTGAATTATGCGGCAGATCGCATGCCTTCATGGAATTCAAGGTCAAAGCGGTCAGCCAGGAATCCTTTGACAAATGGGTCAACGAAATGAAAGCTCCAGCGGTACTTCCGGAAGATACCCAATTGGCTGAAAAGTTCAAAACGAACTGCCTTTCTTGCCATGCAGTTGGGGACCAGGGCGGGCCAGTTGCACCTAACCTGACAGGTATCGGCGGGAAGCAATCCGTGGCAGGCATTCTTCTGAATCAGGGCGAAGGCCAGGAAGACGGTAATCCGGTACTGGACAACATGAAAGAATGGCTCCATGATCCACAATCCGTGAAGCCGGGTAATACGATGCCTAATCCGAAAGACCTTGGACTCACAGATGAAGAAATCGACGGAATTGCCGAATATCTGGCCAACTACAAATTGGACTATGAATAG
- the ctaD gene encoding cytochrome c oxidase subunit I: protein MDWITTVDHKKIAVLYLIAGGFFFGIGGIEAILIRIQLMKPMNDFVSAQVFNELITMHGTTMIFLGVMPIIFAVMNAVVPLQIGARDVAFPFVNALGFWTFLFGGLLLNLSWLMGGAPDAGWTAYTPLSGSEYSGTHGVDFYTIGLQIAGLGTLIGGINFLATIITMRAPGMSYMRMPMFTWTTFITSAIILFAFPAITVGLVLLTFDRILGANFFDVAGGGNPVLWQHIFWIFGHPEVYILILPAFGIISEVIPTFARKRLFGYSSMVFATILIAFLGFMVWAHHMFTTGLGTVANALFSISTMLIAVPTGIKIFNWLFTMWGGQIRFTAANLFAVGFVPTFVMGGVTGVMLASAPADFQFHDTYFVVAHFHYVIVGGLVLGLFSGLHYWWPKMFGRVLSETLGKWTFWTFMIGFQLTFFVQHFLGLMGMQRRIVTYLPNQDFDLLNLVSSVGAFLMGVGVILFLVNIAITTRKPADAPNDPWEDGRTLEWSIPSPPPEYNFKQTPLVRGIDAYWKEKMAGHTEMTPAEPVGSIHMPSATPLPFVMSVGIFIAGLGLMFSKDDFHNAFMNGLFNNYIVVIIGLLITFGAMALRSLYDDHGWHIEPEDQDEKGVRT, encoded by the coding sequence ATGGATTGGATTACCACCGTCGATCACAAAAAAATCGCCGTGCTGTACTTAATTGCGGGTGGATTTTTCTTTGGAATCGGCGGCATTGAAGCCATTTTGATTCGGATTCAATTGATGAAACCGATGAATGATTTTGTGTCGGCGCAGGTCTTCAACGAATTGATTACGATGCACGGAACAACGATGATTTTCCTTGGTGTCATGCCTATTATTTTTGCCGTTATGAATGCCGTTGTGCCTTTGCAGATTGGGGCGCGGGATGTTGCTTTCCCTTTTGTTAACGCTCTGGGTTTCTGGACATTCCTGTTTGGCGGACTGCTTTTGAACCTGAGCTGGTTGATGGGAGGGGCACCAGATGCCGGCTGGACTGCGTATACGCCACTTTCGGGCAGCGAGTACAGCGGAACGCACGGTGTGGATTTCTACACGATCGGTCTACAGATTGCAGGTCTGGGTACACTAATCGGGGGCATTAACTTCCTCGCCACCATCATAACGATGCGTGCACCGGGAATGTCCTATATGCGGATGCCGATGTTCACCTGGACTACATTTATTACATCAGCCATCATCCTGTTTGCATTCCCTGCCATCACGGTAGGACTTGTATTGTTAACGTTTGACCGTATACTGGGAGCGAATTTCTTCGATGTTGCAGGTGGCGGTAACCCGGTACTCTGGCAGCATATCTTCTGGATTTTCGGGCACCCGGAGGTGTATATCCTCATTTTGCCGGCATTTGGTATTATTTCTGAGGTCATTCCAACCTTTGCACGTAAAAGATTGTTCGGTTACAGCTCTATGGTGTTTGCCACCATCCTGATTGCCTTCCTGGGATTCATGGTGTGGGCGCATCACATGTTTACAACAGGACTGGGGACAGTTGCCAATGCATTGTTCTCGATCTCAACCATGCTGATTGCTGTACCAACGGGGATCAAAATATTTAACTGGCTCTTTACGATGTGGGGCGGTCAGATTCGTTTTACGGCAGCAAACCTGTTTGCTGTTGGATTCGTACCAACCTTCGTTATGGGTGGGGTTACAGGTGTCATGCTGGCCTCTGCACCTGCGGATTTCCAGTTCCATGATACCTACTTTGTTGTAGCTCACTTCCATTACGTCATCGTTGGTGGATTGGTACTTGGCTTGTTCTCAGGCCTTCATTACTGGTGGCCGAAGATGTTCGGTCGCGTGCTGAGCGAAACGCTCGGAAAATGGACATTCTGGACGTTCATGATCGGCTTCCAACTAACGTTCTTTGTACAGCATTTCCTCGGTCTGATGGGGATGCAGCGCCGGATCGTTACATACTTGCCGAATCAGGATTTCGACCTGCTTAACCTGGTCAGTTCCGTCGGTGCGTTCCTGATGGGTGTTGGGGTGATCTTGTTCCTCGTGAACATCGCGATCACAACGAGAAAACCAGCAGATGCGCCGAATGATCCATGGGAAGATGGCCGTACACTAGAATGGTCGATTCCATCTCCGCCGCCAGAATACAACTTCAAACAGACTCCGCTGGTTCGTGGTATTGATGCGTACTGGAAGGAAAAGATGGCAGGACATACGGAGATGACACCGGCCGAACCTGTAGGTTCGATTCATATGCCGTCCGCGACTCCGCTGCCGTTTGTGATGTCTGTCGGTATATTCATTGCCGGACTTGGCCTCATGTTCAGCAAGGATGACTTCCACAATGCGTTTATGAACGGGTTGTTCAACAATTATATTGTGGTCATTATAGGTCTGCTGATTACATTTGGTGCAATGGCACTGCGTTCACTCTACGATGATCATGGCTGGCATATTGAACCAGAGGATCAGGATGAGAAGGGGGTTAGAACATGA
- a CDS encoding cytochrome (ubi)quinol oxidase subunit III: MTTSHAEPVNGKLPHEPEKATLEGRNKLVGFWLFLGGETVLFGTLFATFLALRGQTNEGPTANELFHLPLVAAATFILLVSSLTSVFAIQAMHKGKRNALALWLGITVVLGLGFLGLEIYEFYEYVKHKEFGMTTSAFSSAFYTLVGFHGAHVAFGIMWIGLIIGQLFRKGLTVVTAPKVYVSAMYWHFIDVVWVFIFTVVYLLGKVG; the protein is encoded by the coding sequence ATGACAACTTCACATGCCGAACCGGTAAACGGCAAATTGCCGCATGAACCGGAGAAAGCAACGCTGGAAGGACGCAACAAGCTTGTAGGCTTCTGGTTGTTCCTCGGCGGCGAGACGGTATTGTTCGGAACCCTCTTCGCAACCTTTTTGGCTCTCCGTGGCCAAACGAATGAAGGACCAACGGCGAATGAATTGTTTCATCTGCCACTCGTGGCTGCCGCAACCTTTATTCTCCTGGTCAGCAGTTTGACAAGTGTATTTGCCATCCAGGCTATGCACAAGGGGAAACGCAATGCTCTCGCTCTCTGGCTTGGCATTACCGTTGTACTGGGTCTCGGATTCCTCGGTCTGGAAATTTACGAGTTCTATGAATATGTGAAACATAAAGAGTTCGGCATGACCACAAGTGCATTCAGTTCAGCGTTCTATACGTTGGTTGGGTTCCACGGAGCTCACGTTGCATTCGGTATTATGTGGATCGGGCTTATTATCGGGCAACTGTTCAGAAAAGGCTTAACGGTCGTAACTGCACCTAAAGTTTACGTCTCCGCAATGTACTGGCACTTTATTGACGTGGTCTGGGTGTTTATCTTTACGGTCGTGTACCTGCTCGGAAAGGTGGGGTAA
- a CDS encoding cytochrome C oxidase subunit IV family protein, translated as MSVQDKSDQQPVKRRHRVEGPQKHVVVFIFSIILTLIAFAAAAAGGVNTTFTIIILVVMAILQVFVQLGYWMHLKDKGHLMPILFMAFGFFVAFTCIIMALYWVWW; from the coding sequence ATGTCGGTACAGGATAAGAGTGATCAGCAGCCTGTGAAGCGTCGTCACCGGGTGGAGGGGCCACAGAAACACGTTGTTGTTTTCATTTTCTCGATCATCCTGACGCTCATTGCGTTCGCGGCTGCCGCCGCGGGAGGAGTTAATACGACCTTTACCATTATTATATTGGTGGTTATGGCAATCCTTCAGGTGTTTGTGCAACTTGGCTATTGGATGCACTTGAAGGATAAAGGACATTTGATGCCTATCCTGTTCATGGCCTTTGGATTTTTCGTAGCTTTCACATGCATCATTATGGCACTCTATTGGGTTTGGTGGTAA
- the ctaG gene encoding cytochrome c oxidase assembly factor CtaG, giving the protein MLGLQYFSFNDLWSPLILALFLLIAAAYLVLVGPFSERIKEADQTTATQKIMFITGLIVLYLAQAGPFNLLGHVMFSFHMVSMALSYLVAPPLLMKGLPLWVWRKIVQWLPTRQLSFLAHPIVAAVIFNGLFSLYHLPIVHDYVMLNFTVHRLYYFVLFITSMLMWWTLLNPLPEGRQASGLSKIGFIFLNMVLLTPACGLIIFASEPLYETYSNPAVWAEAMRYCVSGDSTALLRSFGGPAFFNFLSSAKEDQQVGGILMKFIQEGIFVSMLAYVFFQWYRKEKREDDDDSYPVENTEGPLNPAAK; this is encoded by the coding sequence ATGCTCGGGTTGCAATATTTTAGTTTTAACGATTTATGGAGTCCCCTTATTCTGGCATTATTTCTGCTCATTGCCGCAGCTTATCTAGTGCTCGTTGGTCCCTTCAGTGAGCGGATCAAGGAGGCCGATCAGACAACGGCTACGCAAAAAATCATGTTTATTACAGGACTTATTGTGTTGTATCTGGCTCAAGCGGGGCCATTTAATCTGCTCGGTCATGTGATGTTCAGCTTCCATATGGTGAGTATGGCTCTGTCTTACCTTGTCGCACCTCCTTTATTAATGAAGGGTTTACCGCTTTGGGTATGGCGGAAAATAGTTCAGTGGCTTCCGACAAGGCAGCTATCCTTTCTGGCTCATCCCATCGTGGCGGCTGTAATATTTAACGGATTGTTTTCGTTATATCATCTGCCGATAGTACATGATTATGTCATGCTGAATTTTACGGTTCACCGCTTGTATTACTTTGTACTCTTTATCACTTCCATGCTCATGTGGTGGACATTGCTTAATCCTTTGCCGGAAGGCAGACAGGCATCGGGCTTGTCCAAGATTGGATTTATTTTTCTGAACATGGTGCTTCTGACACCAGCTTGTGGGCTAATTATTTTTGCTTCCGAACCTTTGTATGAGACCTACAGCAATCCTGCCGTATGGGCCGAGGCGATGCGGTATTGTGTATCGGGGGATTCCACGGCATTGCTGCGATCATTCGGCGGACCGGCGTTCTTCAACTTCCTGTCCTCTGCCAAGGAGGATCAGCAGGTGGGCGGTATTTTGATGAAATTCATACAGGAAGGCATTTTCGTTTCCATGCTGGCTTATGTCTTTTTCCAATGGTACCGCAAGGAAAAACGGGAAGATGACGATGATTCATATCCTGTAGAGAATACGGAAGGACCGCTTAATCCTGCAGCGAAATAA
- a CDS encoding DUF420 domain-containing protein yields MDMYFWLPTISTSFIVISAVLVGIGWVLIIRGKREAHQTAMVAGAVAALLFFVIYTSRTIFVGNTAWGGDPEMEIFYRIFLIFHIILATVAAVFGISTLVLGFKKKFKTHRRWGRFTSMIWFSSAITGVIVYVLLYLLYPGGHTRPVWEVILGV; encoded by the coding sequence ATGGATATGTATTTTTGGCTACCCACGATCAGTACTTCTTTCATTGTGATTAGTGCGGTGCTGGTTGGGATCGGCTGGGTGCTGATTATTCGTGGCAAACGGGAGGCGCACCAAACCGCGATGGTTGCAGGGGCCGTTGCTGCGCTGCTGTTCTTTGTCATTTACACGTCTCGTACCATCTTTGTTGGCAATACAGCTTGGGGTGGGGACCCGGAGATGGAGATCTTCTATCGGATATTTTTGATCTTTCATATTATCCTCGCTACCGTGGCAGCGGTCTTTGGTATTTCCACACTGGTGCTTGGTTTCAAAAAGAAATTCAAGACACATCGCCGCTGGGGACGATTCACATCCATGATCTGGTTTAGCAGCGCCATTACTGGCGTCATTGTATATGTTTTGTTGTACTTGTTGTATCCCGGTGGGCATACACGTCCGGTATGGGAAGTCATCCTTGGGGTGTAG
- a CDS encoding GntR family transcriptional regulator has product MNIPIQINENSAEPLYHQIENQLRSLIITGQLGEGTHLPSIREFAGSLNCSVITVRRVYQDLENEGLLRTKQGTGTFVAEVEAGDRENYKLTAAREALQAAVQSGKAVGCSQEEMAILFREALQTIFDSK; this is encoded by the coding sequence GTGAATATACCGATTCAAATTAATGAAAACAGTGCTGAACCTTTATATCACCAAATTGAAAACCAGTTAAGATCGTTAATTATTACAGGTCAATTGGGGGAGGGGACACATTTGCCGTCCATTCGTGAATTCGCCGGATCTTTGAATTGCAGTGTCATCACGGTTCGCCGGGTCTATCAGGATCTGGAGAATGAGGGTCTGCTTCGCACAAAGCAGGGGACGGGCACATTTGTTGCCGAGGTTGAAGCTGGGGATCGGGAAAATTATAAATTAACTGCGGCCAGAGAAGCCTTGCAGGCTGCGGTACAATCGGGCAAAGCGGTAGGATGCAGCCAAGAGGAAATGGCAATTCTGTTCCGTGAAGCTCTCCAGACCATCTTTGATTCGAAGTAA
- a CDS encoding ATP-binding cassette domain-containing protein, producing the protein MESIAVQLNGVSKMRKRRIIGPIDLTIPEGYVIAILGHNGSGKSTLLNMLQQVVLPDAGQIMWFGNSYREGLPIELRQQIGFVADNGGLEENHITALDAAKFRSYWYPRWDMSLFNQLMDEMDVPYDVKLIKMSKGERRKYEIAAALAARPKLLLLDEPSSGLDPFSWKIMIEQFRKFMAEGDTTILVATHIADEVKRLADYIVLMHRGQSLGMAEKDVVLDQWREIWYEGELRPESIPGVVESVQEENGLMRVITTRVSEAQERLELAGIRVMKVRNLELDEVLAFWIAGYAPAQWR; encoded by the coding sequence ATGGAATCGATAGCGGTTCAGTTGAACGGTGTATCCAAAATGCGAAAACGAAGAATCATCGGGCCCATTGACCTGACCATCCCGGAGGGTTATGTGATTGCCATTTTGGGACATAACGGTTCAGGCAAAAGCACGCTGCTAAACATGCTGCAACAAGTGGTACTGCCGGATGCCGGACAGATTATGTGGTTTGGAAATAGTTACCGGGAAGGGCTTCCCATAGAGCTTAGGCAGCAGATCGGTTTTGTCGCAGATAACGGGGGACTGGAAGAAAACCATATTACGGCCCTTGATGCGGCGAAGTTTCGATCGTATTGGTATCCAAGGTGGGACATGAGTCTTTTCAATCAACTGATGGATGAAATGGACGTACCTTATGATGTGAAACTGATCAAAATGTCCAAAGGGGAACGCCGCAAATACGAGATTGCAGCGGCTCTGGCAGCTCGGCCTAAACTTCTGCTTTTGGATGAACCTTCATCAGGACTGGACCCTTTTTCCTGGAAGATCATGATCGAGCAATTCCGAAAATTTATGGCGGAAGGGGACACCACGATTCTGGTTGCCACGCATATTGCCGACGAAGTGAAGCGACTTGCGGACTACATTGTGCTGATGCATCGCGGACAGTCTCTGGGTATGGCGGAGAAAGATGTCGTACTCGATCAATGGAGGGAAATCTGGTATGAAGGCGAACTGCGACCCGAGAGCATTCCTGGTGTCGTTGAATCGGTTCAGGAAGAGAACGGTCTGATGCGGGTAATTACAACCCGGGTGAGTGAAGCACAGGAACGGTTGGAGCTTGCAGGGATACGAGTCATGAAAGTCCGAAATCTGGAGCTGGATGAAGTGCTGGCATTCTGGATTGCCGGGTATGCACCAGCACAGTGGAGATAA
- a CDS encoding ABC transporter ATP-binding protein, protein MNRLELKQVVKQYADKTAVNGVTLNVKEGEIYGLLGANGAGKTTTMRMVLGLIHPDGGNIQYNGKPYSTELQQIMGYLPEERGLYPKVKVSEQINYLARLRGMNGKDADQSLKYWLDRFEVPEYYDKKIEELSKGNQQKMGFIAAVVHRPQILILDEAFSGLDPVNVELLKSTVKELRDEGTAILFSTHRMEHVEELCRQITILHRSNTVVQGEIKEIKSRYPREQVFLSTTGNVSGLEQLPGVNKVEKNERGYLIHIGQMEAAQEILKAAMAQTTVEHFEIKEPTLNQIFIREVGESNE, encoded by the coding sequence ATGAACCGATTGGAATTGAAGCAGGTAGTCAAGCAATATGCAGACAAAACAGCAGTTAACGGGGTAACGCTTAATGTAAAAGAAGGGGAGATTTACGGACTGCTCGGAGCCAACGGCGCAGGCAAAACGACAACGATGCGTATGGTACTTGGGCTGATCCATCCTGACGGGGGAAATATCCAGTATAATGGAAAACCCTACAGCACGGAACTGCAGCAGATTATGGGCTATCTTCCGGAAGAGCGCGGTCTGTATCCAAAGGTGAAAGTCAGTGAACAGATCAACTACCTGGCCCGGCTGCGCGGCATGAATGGAAAGGACGCGGACCAGAGCCTGAAGTATTGGTTGGACCGATTCGAAGTGCCAGAGTATTACGACAAGAAGATTGAGGAACTATCCAAAGGAAATCAACAGAAAATGGGCTTTATTGCCGCAGTGGTGCACAGACCGCAAATTCTGATTCTGGACGAAGCCTTCAGCGGACTTGATCCGGTGAATGTGGAATTGCTTAAGTCCACGGTCAAAGAATTGCGTGATGAGGGCACGGCCATTCTGTTCTCCACACACCGTATGGAGCACGTCGAGGAATTATGCCGTCAGATAACCATATTGCATCGTTCCAATACCGTGGTGCAGGGAGAGATCAAGGAGATCAAGAGTCGTTATCCACGTGAGCAGGTGTTCCTGAGCACAACGGGCAATGTGAGTGGTCTGGAACAGTTGCCGGGTGTGAACAAGGTAGAGAAAAATGAGCGAGGATACCTGATCCATATTGGTCAGATGGAGGCAGCTCAGGAAATTCTGAAAGCTGCCATGGCTCAGACGACAGTGGAACATTTTGAAATCAAGGAACCAACGCTTAACCAAATCTTTATTCGTGAGGTAGGTGAGTCGAATGAATAA
- a CDS encoding ABC transporter permease has translation MNKMGTITGFTFKNKVKTKSFMVTTIVLALLITIGLNIPYFITLFNGGPIGGGAGGSGSVNIGLLSTGQTEVAEKLETYSSAQGNETYHFVNDASKDEAALKADVESGVLDGYLKFEPVAGQDFPQPVLYSSEDISPQVVAPIEAALQIVRLDVVVKDTLTAEQKQLISTPVKLTEQSLDSDQSGAAAESEGGMSGINYIVVYLLIILLFTSTMMTGNMIASEITAEKSSRIMEILITSVSPLSQMFGKIIGIFLVGLLQIGIFGAVVAGNMLLPHNRDVLSDFNMNLSDVNVAVIVYGLIFYILGYFLYAVMFAAIGSMVSRTEELGQAVLPITMLSLVSFYIAIFSIATPNILLLKVASFIPFTSPTAILVRIGAGVAPTWQIWTSLAILLVSIMIFGWLAAKIYRTGVLMYGKRPTFKELFKAMKAYKI, from the coding sequence ATGAATAAAATGGGGACGATTACCGGATTTACGTTCAAAAACAAAGTGAAAACAAAGTCTTTCATGGTGACGACCATTGTACTTGCACTTTTAATTACGATTGGACTCAATATTCCATATTTCATTACCTTATTTAATGGTGGTCCCATTGGCGGAGGTGCGGGCGGAAGTGGTTCTGTGAATATCGGTCTGCTGAGCACAGGGCAAACGGAGGTAGCTGAGAAGCTGGAGACCTACTCATCCGCACAAGGCAACGAGACATATCACTTCGTTAACGATGCGAGTAAAGATGAAGCGGCACTCAAAGCCGATGTGGAGTCTGGGGTTCTGGATGGCTACCTGAAGTTTGAACCTGTTGCGGGGCAAGACTTCCCGCAGCCTGTCCTGTACTCCAGCGAAGATATCTCCCCGCAGGTTGTAGCACCCATTGAAGCAGCACTTCAAATTGTGAGGCTGGATGTGGTCGTGAAGGATACACTTACAGCAGAGCAAAAACAGCTCATTAGTACGCCAGTGAAACTGACAGAGCAAAGCCTTGATTCTGATCAGAGTGGAGCTGCTGCCGAGTCGGAAGGTGGCATGAGTGGCATCAACTATATTGTTGTTTACCTGTTGATTATCCTGTTGTTCACTTCAACGATGATGACTGGTAATATGATTGCCTCCGAAATTACGGCTGAGAAGAGCTCGCGAATTATGGAAATTCTGATTACGAGTGTATCTCCGCTGAGCCAGATGTTTGGTAAAATTATCGGTATTTTCTTGGTAGGTTTGCTGCAAATCGGTATTTTCGGTGCCGTAGTTGCCGGCAATATGCTGTTACCCCATAACCGCGATGTATTGAGCGATTTCAATATGAATCTGAGTGATGTGAACGTCGCAGTCATAGTATATGGACTTATCTTCTACATTCTGGGCTACTTCCTGTATGCGGTTATGTTCGCCGCTATTGGCTCGATGGTGAGTCGGACAGAAGAACTGGGTCAGGCCGTGTTGCCGATTACGATGTTGTCCCTGGTTTCCTTCTATATCGCCATCTTCAGTATTGCTACACCGAACATCCTGTTGTTGAAAGTGGCGAGCTTCATTCCGTTCACTTCCCCAACGGCGATTCTGGTACGGATTGGGGCAGGCGTTGCACCAACCTGGCAGATCTGGACGTCACTTGCGATTCTCTTAGTTTCGATTATGATCTTCGGTTGGCTCGCAGCGAAAATCTATCGTACGGGTGTGCTGATGTATGGTAAACGCCCAACGTTCAAGGAATTGTTCAAAGCGATGAAGGCTTATAAAATCTAA
- a CDS encoding recombinase RecA family protein: MFGSPEVTSGGRALKFFSSIRLDICRIESIKNGSEIVGNHVRVKVVKNKLAPPFRMTEFDIMYGEGISKMGELIDIGIERGLIQKSGSWFFQGELRLGQGRDSAKKYFMDHPDEAKTLEDEIRKWEHASTGDNEKDSVQDKHDLLLDARDDRAILNND, translated from the coding sequence ATGTTTGGTAGTCCGGAAGTAACTTCAGGAGGGCGAGCATTAAAATTTTTTTCCTCTATACGCCTTGATATTTGTCGAATAGAATCCATAAAAAATGGATCTGAAATTGTAGGGAATCATGTACGTGTCAAAGTTGTGAAAAACAAGTTAGCTCCACCATTTCGGATGACTGAGTTTGACATCATGTATGGTGAGGGTATCTCAAAGATGGGAGAACTTATCGATATAGGAATTGAACGTGGATTGATTCAGAAATCTGGTTCTTGGTTTTTTCAAGGAGAATTGAGACTTGGACAAGGGAGAGATTCAGCAAAGAAATATTTTATGGATCATCCTGATGAAGCAAAAACATTAGAAGATGAAATTCGAAAATGGGAGCACGCTTCTACAGGTGATAATGAGAAAGATTCAGTACAGGACAAACACGATCTATTATTGGATGCTAGGGATGATAGGGCCATATTGAATAATGATTAA
- a CDS encoding sigma-70 family RNA polymerase sigma factor translates to MNKEYFNESIAMYENNKDTHVRQLRKESSMKDSLQFYLDNIGKVPLLSKEDETILASQVKQGNEKAKLKFIEANLRLVVNIASKYKWNDLPLLDLIQEGNLGLIRAVEKFDFQKGFKFSTYATWWIRRAIEQAIVEKGRIIRFPTHIFELLRRWQKIYQVFFSEFGRDPTLEEMVHKMNMPMNKIIEIKKLAEKLVLSLDLEVGVDKDTKLGDLLECTNEKSTVKLVEQKFLEERINNVLHTLSEREEGIIRFRYGFDDGEVHSFQEIGEVYGVSRQRIYQIEIKALKK, encoded by the coding sequence ATGAATAAAGAATATTTTAATGAATCAATTGCAATGTATGAAAATAATAAAGACACCCATGTCCGACAATTACGGAAAGAAAGTTCGATGAAGGATTCTCTACAATTTTATTTAGACAACATAGGAAAAGTACCGCTTCTTTCTAAAGAGGATGAAACAATTTTGGCAAGCCAAGTCAAACAAGGCAATGAAAAAGCTAAGCTGAAATTCATAGAGGCGAATTTGCGTTTAGTTGTCAATATTGCAAGCAAGTACAAATGGAATGACTTGCCTCTTCTTGATCTCATTCAAGAGGGGAACCTAGGTCTAATAAGAGCAGTAGAAAAATTCGATTTTCAGAAGGGTTTCAAATTCAGTACCTATGCGACTTGGTGGATCCGCCGAGCAATAGAACAGGCTATCGTAGAAAAAGGACGGATTATTAGATTTCCAACTCACATTTTTGAATTATTGAGAAGATGGCAAAAAATTTACCAAGTCTTTTTTTCAGAATTTGGTCGTGATCCTACTCTTGAAGAGATGGTACACAAAATGAACATGCCAATGAACAAGATAATTGAAATAAAAAAACTGGCTGAAAAACTAGTTTTGTCTCTAGACTTAGAGGTTGGGGTAGACAAAGATACAAAACTCGGAGATTTGCTTGAATGTACTAACGAAAAAAGTACCGTTAAACTTGTAGAACAAAAATTTCTAGAGGAAAGGATAAACAATGTTCTTCATACTTTGAGCGAGAGGGAAGAAGGTATAATTCGTTTTCGCTACGGATTTGATGACGGAGAAGTGCATAGTTTTCAAGAAATAGGTGAGGTGTATGGTGTTTCGCGTCAACGTATTTACCAAATTGAAATTAAAGCATTAAAAAAATAA